Proteins from a genomic interval of Mus caroli unplaced genomic scaffold, CAROLI_EIJ_v1.1 scaffold_17896_1, whole genome shotgun sequence:
- the LOC110287988 gene encoding cancer/testis antigen 1-like: MQDPVEGLDGRAGVEEGEDSQRRPQAPDAQASSQNSATEGDHGNVPQSCPQDSGRPAVPGTPAAPGSQAAPGSPSPGSAVGSGAAXEEAAVIPHSEQATLVPGPSGDTASTGNRLLEFSVTVPFRTAVEADMARRSLVANARPQQAMVQQEFTVNDSILAVRWTTDDPVLF, encoded by the exons ATGCAGGACCCTGTTGAGGGCTTAGATGGGAGAGCAGGGGTTGAAGAAGGTGAGGATAGCCAACGGAGGCCTCAAGCTCCTGATGCCCAGGCTAGCTCTCAAAATTCAGCAACTGAAGGTGATCATGGCAACGTCCCTCAGAGTTGCCCACAAGATTCTGGGAGACCAGCTGTTCCTGGGACCCCGGCTGCTCCTGGAAGTCAGGCTGCTCCAGGCAGCCCCAGCCCAGGGAGTGCTGTAGGGTCTGGAGCAGCANCTGAAGAGGCAGCTGTCATTCCTCACAGCGAGCAGGCGACACTTGTCCCTGGGCCCAGCGGAGATACTGCATCAACTGGAAATCGACTCCTGGAGTT CTCTGTAACAGTGCCTTTCAGGACTGCAGTGGAGGCAGACATGGCCCGCAGATCCCTGGTCGCCAATGCCCGTCCCCAGCAAGCGATGGTTCAACAGGAGTTCACAGTGAATGACAGTATCCTGGCTGT TAGATGGACTACTGATGACCCTGTCCTCTTCTGA